Part of the Musa acuminata AAA Group cultivar baxijiao chromosome BXJ3-10, Cavendish_Baxijiao_AAA, whole genome shotgun sequence genome, CCGACGTGAGTCAGCCGACGTCGCGCCGCAACTGATCCACCGCATGGTGGAGTTACTGTCCACCGTATGATGTTCATCAGGCGGCCGTCGGGGAAGCAGCGGTCTGGGGCGGTACCCGTGCACCTCAACGTCTACGATCTCACGCCCATCAACGGCTACGCCTACTGGCTCGGCCTCGGCGCCTACCACTCCGGCGTCCAAGGTGAGATCCGGTCTGTGCCTAGCGTTTCGAGGAGGATGGTGCGGCGATCGGAAGACGGCTATCGATTATTAGGGCTTGGTCTTGTTCTTTCCATTGGCAGTGCACGGGGTGGAGTACGCGTACGGGGCGCACGATCACCCGACGACGGGGATCTTCGAAGGAGAGCCGCGGCAGTGCCCGGGGTTTGCGTTCCGGAAGTCGATACTTATCGGGCACACCGATCTGGAGCCTCGTGAGCTGCGGATGCTCATGGAGGAGATGGCCGCGGAGTACGCTGGCGACACCTACAACCTCATCTCCAAGAACTGCAATCACTTCTGCAACGAGGCCTGCCTCCGCCTCATCGGGAAGCCCATCCCCCGATGGGTCAACCGCCTAGCCAGGATCGGTACTTTACCCTCCCTCCCTCGCTCGATCCACAAGCTCCGTCTTTTCTAGCCAAAGATTCGGCTTTCTAAGGAGATTCCGATGGTTGCCAGGATTCCTGTGCACTTGCTTGTTGCCCGTGCAAGTGGAGGCCGTGGGGCAGCGGGCAGCAGAGGAGGGGAAGGTCGGCGCAGACAGCGAGAGGCGGAGGCTGAGGAGCAACCCCAACGTACCACCAGGTAGCATTTCCCAGCCTGTGGTCACCATTTCCTCTCGATCCGTAGAGAGCAGGAGAACCCGGCGCTCGTCTTCGTTATCCTCCATCGGAGCAGTCTCTTCCATTTTGAAGGTCTAGTCTAATCCCGGCGGATGTGAACTTTCCGTATGTGTTCTCAATTAGTTTGGAAATGGGATTCTGTTTCCTAATCatattctcttctctctcttcttttctctttttatccGTCGTCATTATATTAGATGCTAATTAAACCTGGCATAACTCCACGAATCTCAAAGCGTGTTTTGTCTCCTCATCTTCTTTCGCTAACCGTGGCGGAGTCCAAAGTGATGGTGATCGGATGGCTGTTGAGAGAGTGGGAGACCGCACGCGTGCGAATCATGATGGCGGTCCCTCCAATCATGCATGCGTCTGTGCCACGTTGATTGGGGTTTTGCGTGCCTGGTTAAGAGAAAATAAAGTTGTCTTTTCTGGGAAACGGGTTGTAGTGGGTGGGAATCGACGGGAACATGGAATTTGGAGCAAATGAAAAAAAGGGCACTCACTTTCTCTTTCTTAAAATCTGTGATAACAAATCTCGACTGATATTAATTCGATATTGAAATCATACATTGTTATTATATTATTCCATTCAATGATGTCAAGCAACGACGTGACTGTATCATTTGATATATCGATCGTacctcattcaataaatccttcctGAATAAGAAGAATCCAAGAAAATATTACTGCGACTACCTCCCATGTCAAGAAGCCAGAGGCAAAGTACACAAGCATCATTACTATATCAAAATGATTTTGAGGCTCTAAAGACATATTCTAATGGTCATTGTGTGTTATGAAATTAAGGATTCGAGTTGCTGAACACGTGTTATGCAATGCTAGAATGATGGAAgtaatttttatcattttatgtacAGCTGGCATACAAACAGCCAGCCTTGATTTGTTGCAATTAGCCTACCTATTGTCTTAATTAACTGTAACATGTTTTAAATCATCCATATCTGATAAATTTAGCCAAGGAAACAATTATAAGAATTGAACTTCATGGAGTAACTATAGTGCTGTGACTGGTTTTATTATCAGAGATTTCAGAGACTTCATTGCCAAGAGTTGCATATATCTATTTCCGGATGTCCTCTATCAGCATGATGTGTTgggaaaatttattataataattattttttctatttgtatataaaaataatttttttaccaaaatatttatttattattaaaaataaatattaatcataGCAACATAAAACACCTAATTTTTGCATGAAAAACTCAATACGAAAAAAATTACGAGACcgtagtgtcacggacaaacttcgaaataggatgtttgatgtaatgcttatgtatgtccgtgtcttttggcatgttcatgccttgtacagcatgtagaggggcagccgaaggcttaatagtcccattttagttgggttggtggcctctttaggcttgtaaataaaggttgtgtcatgtggacacgtgcgagagattttcgatctgtaatggaccattttaccctttgttgtgccactgttcagagcttataaagtctgtttgtaatttgcattgtctatgaagtgtttttcggagatgtttgcttgtggatcccgattgaggcgttctttctagcccgttctctcttttgttggtcctaaggggacaatgagagacttcggggaggctgacctttgcggacggacacgcaagggtgccgcacgacttaggcaaatccagctaagtccgtgacagtagtccacttcaaacatgcactatcaccaataataataataggtttacaataagtcttctccaTAATAACTAAATGAGCataataatatcataataatGAGCATAATAACTAAATGAGCATACTAAATGAGCATAATTattcaaatgaattatgattggtattattgctatatttcttcttatcatgcactaaagagaaaattttcctaaatgaatcgtgatatttcggaaccacaattctttttatgattcataatgaattgagaaattttatatacttgaattaagattgaatgaattttatctaaaaccatgatcttgattccgtgatatttacaaattaagatttattatgaatcaagatttttcattaatcgatctcctaagattttcttttgattattaatgagtaggtttttcaaaaagaaatcatgtcttctggtattcacatgttctaatccttcatgataaaatttttatgtaattccttatattcatgaaatgtttatctcatcaccaattattttcttcttgatattccttatttggtgatataaagacatgcatgaaatactcttgagattattttgatgcatacaaatgaaaagttatgatcatgcatggtaggatgcaatttgacaaattaataccattatgatttgaaatatttataatttggaatgatgcatgcaatacttatgccttttattatgataatatatgtgatgtattgcatatgatgtgaatcatgaatgctttaaatgataaatgtcttgatatcatgattgatgattttgttctatgcataagatttttaaaattatgcataatgaatcttgtaatttacagattatcgattttctttttaccataatgaaagtgccttattgatccttgttgtaataaatcttacactttcggttttaaacatgatatatgtttttatttggcataaatgaaataaaatcatatgaattgaaacaactaaaaagagaaaaatattttttccttgaaaatttatttttctctatcttattgatcttgatgattattatgataaatctatgtataccattttgaatctcttgaaagtaatgttgagattttgatgaatttgacgatttgaatttgaatgagtttgtatttaaattatgatcttgatttcttggatttactacttgagattcttttttaatcacaatctcttctttgtacacctacaatttttgttatttataaaaggaagagatttgataaaatgaatcatgtcttttagtattcaaatggttttatctttgatgatatgatttctttatatctatgatataaatgccttgaaatgattgaaatattttacacttttatgctcttccctacttctttcttgttttcaatgataaaacggggagaagtttttatcatgcatggtaggatataatttgacaaaatttataccatcatgaaacatttatgatttgcaatgatgcatgcaatacttgtgctttcttattatgatgtgatgtattgcatatgatgtaaatcatgacttaaatgctatgagttgttactaaaatgataaatgttgatttaatgttttgtatcatgaatgctctaaatgatgattgtttggtaccatgatcaaaatattgataaatagttaaaaattttagtatcatatatgatatcctcataatgtcgatcgatttattcaatatcgtgcatgaatgaaatataaggcttttgaaagtatgtatattttaatttaaaaatataatgatgcacaaataagattgacacttgacccttgtcatgatttgaagattatagtaaagggaaatgaattacactattgtattgttattcccttctatttgataatgacatagggggagcaaattttgctagctagctcgcaaatatcaagagaagcaatgagtgctaagttacacattctgagaagaaattgctatattgaaacattaatgtaattatgaatgatgatatgatattatgcatgtaatacttcaacttatgataatgatgcatgcaatgataaaatattcatgatgaaaaattgtcttgacatttataacttgattattcatcctttgtcatgattttgaaatcattgtaaaaggaaaaagaactacaaaactatattcttcttttctttttgacaatgacaaagggggagaaatattgcttgctcaagatgcaaaatttgaaaacttgcatattgcaaaagaagcaaaacttgcaacttgcacattgcaataggaagcaagaatcatgaacttacacaagaaagctatcttgtatttgctttcgtaattttttttgctagcttgtatgtagtaaaacttgcatatcataaaaattgctagcttatagtctaaagagaagcaatcaatagctatctcaagaagaccaaacatgctaaacttacacatctttaatcgttagattgcatgatgataaaacttgatattatgtttttcatgcaataagttgaacccatataacaaacatttgattgtggtacttctcctttttgttgatgacaaagggggagaagtatgttgatgacatgatatgtgatgcataagttttatgcatatgttcatgatgatgtgttgcaagtattcatgatgaatattgcaatgacttgatttcagtttgaattcaaggttctatcaatatggcatattgatagggggagtttgtttaaactccgggagtcaagtttaactccatcatcaattggttgtcatcatcaaaaagggggagattgttaaatctcgtattttgatgatgaaaccaattgataattatgtttatgtttaactatattttgagtgatgcaggtctactcgatcagtattagacaattaaggcaggaggaattaacgttgcaccggaggagatcacgttaggatattggatggcagaaggcttcggacgttgggcattgggccaagagcggaattgtgccaaggatatcggcgttgtggaggtcaaccgccgattgggcaacaagccgcaagagaggacgatgcgccgaagaatcggacgaagcgccaaccaatgacgtgccgagcaacagaatgtcaattcgctttataataattgtctagatcggagtagagttttggtttgtgtgtgcaggattaactacgataacgatgaagacataaaatgaaacaaagtgctggagtcaagcacgaaggattcgttgggagttcgagagttcgatggaagtccgaaggctcgtcgggaatgctgccggaactagccgagaatgagtagggagcttgccgaagggtttttcggaagctcgccaaaaggttcgtcggaagttcacggagctcaccgagaaagatcgaagcttgcccaagaagctcgttggaactcgccgagatcaaatcgtgaagtctacgagcttgccgggagtccgcagaatggtttccgagagtttgtcggaagaccgccggaagttcgccggaagctcgtcgaaagaagtcttgacttgcagactttgtaatagcttagaaaatgtctttaaattcgtagttagcacgttaattagggttaggattaggtgttaatcctataacccaagtaggggccaattgggcccgagttcggactggtttgggccaagtttggagcccaaccagtgagctgataagagccaggcggtggcaccgcctggctggacggtggcaccgcccagcacccgagagctgggcggtgacacctccttggctgggtggttgcaccgtccagcaccacctggctgggcggtggcactgcctggctgggcggtggcaccttcagcaccgggaaccctaagagaattcaaattttggagcccaaaatttgaatcctcttgaggcctataaatacccctcaaatctcagctgagagaacaactttttgagcagcaagtgtttgagagaaaagccttagaaaagtgttagcttgtcttgtttttaatttgctagtgttcacctccttctttcttgttgaaaatctgtaagagagtgaaccgcttgtaaaagttgtaagaggggtattcacccttcactttcaagagatttgctagtggaaggtggaagcctcatcgaagaggggcctcgcaagtggatgtaggtcacttgaccgaaccactttaaaaacggcgtaatatctggtttgcatttcttattgtcatttacattattgcaaatcttcttacttgctttgtttcatcattacctttgctgcgcaactttaagaatacgctttcaagttaagcttttcaagttccgttcttatcgtacgaaagattttactaaaaccgaagttttaatccgctgcactaattcacccccccctcttagtgccactccgatcctaacatgtcaAGCGGTTGtatcgccctagtcaggaggtagtaccgctaggaccccgaaaatccaagaaaagacagttttgagctcggaattcaaattggtttggggcctataaataccccaccctttcagtaatgaaagggcactaaaaatgcatcgaaatcttgatcttattctgtgatttttagagctcaaaagtgttgtaaaggctaaaagttctccttcctcttttcttccaagttctgatctttcaagagaggagagaaaattctgtaagggttgtctcctaagcccatcaaaaggagtgaaactatacaagggtggttggccttcgtctattgaaggaaggcctctagtggacgttggtgatctcatcggtggaggaagccaaaagtggatataggtcaagattgatcaaaccactataaatctcagtttgcatgtactttgagcatcttatctttactgcaaacctcctcaatagcttactgccttctgcatatttacgaacgtgtttcatagttaagtattttccgaatcgacgtttagacggaaatcgattttatcgtacgaccatcacatttcagtttgtgcttacattttgatttccatcataactacaaactgcctctatatctttgctttaactgcatctcacttgatcacaagttagagtgatttacgaattggctttcttactaaaatcacttttatcatacgaacataattttaatcgtcgaaaattttctgctgcactaattcacccccccccccctcttagtgctcttgattctaacaattggtatcagagaggggttaactctcaaacggattaaaacccaagagagatggcatacgccgaaaaccgagagggccactctattacacgttcacccatgttcaatgggacggactacacctattggaagacccgaatgaggatcttccttatttcaatggattttgaactttggaatcttgtcgaaaatggattttcgaagtcttctcttccaatgatcgattggaatgaattggagaagaagactttcgctcttaatgcaaaggc contains:
- the LOC135650774 gene encoding deSI-like protein At4g17486, which codes for MMFIRRPSGKQRSGAVPVHLNVYDLTPINGYAYWLGLGAYHSGVQVHGVEYAYGAHDHPTTGIFEGEPRQCPGFAFRKSILIGHTDLEPRELRMLMEEMAAEYAGDTYNLISKNCNHFCNEACLRLIGKPIPRWVNRLARIGFLCTCLLPVQVEAVGQRAAEEGKVGADSERRRLRSNPNVPPGSISQPVVTISSRSVESRRTRRSSSLSSIGAVSSILKV